A genomic window from Euleptes europaea isolate rEulEur1 chromosome 9, rEulEur1.hap1, whole genome shotgun sequence includes:
- the NIPAL1 gene encoding magnesium transporter NIPA3 codes for MGEKAVRVLEACREGDVFPLICPNAHHAWCQIFNVSALQASFFVYSGRHPNETKLNVSAPTGSKYSLFVGTALAISSSIFIGSSFILKKKGLLRLAEKGALRAGQGGYLYLKEWLWWAGLLSMGIGEAANFAAYTFAPATLVTPLGALSVLVSAILSSCLLEEKLNIHGKMGCILCILGAIVILIHVPNEEEVMSLDEMGPKLKDPVFITFALFIIVISLVLICFVAPKFGQTNILVYISICSLIGAFSVSSVKGLGIAIKDLWHHKPVLRSPLVYILGVVLVMSVSTQINYLNKSLDVFNTSLVTPIYYVFFTTTVVICSVILFKEWNSMALSDIIGTLSGFVTIIIGIFFLHAFKNISVTWNQLTSAAKKDPGLPVCGYDVHHTLLESAETGDEDNTLFSQGSEPADGHHS; via the exons ATGGGGGAGAAAGCGGTGCGAGTCCTGGAAGCGTGTCGCGAAG GCGATGTTTTTCCTCTGATTTGCCCCAACGCCCATCATGCATGGTGTCAAATATTCAACGTATCTGCGCTGCAAGCTTCTTTCTTTGTTTATTCTGGCCGACACCCTAATGAAACTAAGCTGAATGTTTCCGCACCCACAGGAAGCAAATACAGCTTATTTGTTGGTACAGCCTTAGCCATAAGCTCTAGCATTTTCATTGGTTCCAGTTTTATCCTGAAAAAGAAGGGCCTTTTGCGATTAGCTGAAAAAGGAGCCCTTAGAGCTG GACAGGGTGGATATTTGTACCTGAAGGAATGGTTATGGTGGGCAGGGCTGCTATCGA TGGGAATAGGAGAAGCAGCAAACTTTGCTGCATATACATTTGCACCTGCAACTTTGGTAACCCCACTGGGTGCGCTGAGCGTTCTTGTGAG TGCAATATTATCTTCCTGTTTGTTGGAGGAGAAGCTCAATATTCATGGGAAAATGGGCTGCATATTGTGCATCTTGGGGGCCATTGTAATATTAATTCATGTTCCTAATGAGGAGGAAGTCATGTCGTTGGATGAAATGGGACCAAAGCTGAAAGATCCAG TGTTCATTACATTTGCCCTTTTTATCATCGTGATCTCACTAGTGCTCATTTGTTTTGTTGCTCCCAAATTTGGTCAAACGAATATTCTGGTCTACATCTCCATTTGTTCACTGATTGGCGCATTCTCCGTCTCCTCTGTCAAGGGCCTTGGCATTGCAATTAAAGACCTGTGGCATCACAAGCCTGTCCTCCGTTCTCCACTGGTAtatattttgggggtggtgttGGTGATGTCTGTCAGTACACAGATTAACTACCTCAACAAATCGTTGGATGTGTTTAATACCTCTCTGGTGACGCCCATTTATTACGTGTTCTTCACAACCACTGTGGTGATCTGCTCCGTCATCCTTTTCAAAGAATGGAATAGTATGGCGCTTAGTGATATCATTGGGACCTTGAGTGGATTCGTCACGATCATTATAGGCATTTTCTTTCttcatgcttttaaaaacatCAGCGTCACCTGGAATCAGTTGACATCTGCTGCTAAAAAAGATCCCGGGTTGCCTGTCTGTGGTTATGATGTTCATCATACTTTGTTGGAGAGTGCCGAGACAGGTGATGAGGACAACACGCTATTCAGCCAAGGAAGCGAGCCAGCGGATGGCCACCATTCATGA